Proteins from one Plasmodium yoelii strain 17X genome assembly, chromosome: 2 genomic window:
- a CDS encoding PIR protein codes for MAEFMCERLNNVWIDFPDTLTNGNYKFNGDELFNSYCNNNCKTELDKVNGICLWLFEKSFGNNSSFVNNAQSNINIVEYIIIWLSYMLSLKSHEEITNINDFYDKYIKNGEKYIKEINDVNDYKSYKDLIDKKQYLMNINKNVISKFYNALKSLCNMYNEFNDDDPDCKTYSEKAKEFIEKYKELNEDNNNTKDSPYNQILSTLSNDYNILKSKCNSDKSINFPSLPTFSRRSVIKSTLTSITFIFVAVSILLGISYKYSLFGFRKRSQKQHLRKKLKK; via the exons ATGGCTGAATTtatg tgtgaaaGGCTCAATAATGTATGGATTGATTTTCCCGATACATTGACTAATGGAAACTATAAATTTAATGGTGATGAACTTTTCAATTCatattgtaataataattgtaagACTGAGCTCGATAAAGTTAATGGAATATGTTTATGGTTGTTTGAGAAAAGTTTTGGGAATAATTCTTCGTTTGTGAATAATGCACAAAGTAATATCAACATTGTTGAATACATTatcatatggttaagttatatgttaagcCTAAAATCACATGAGGAAATCACcaatataaatgatttttatgataaatatataaagaatgGTGAGAAGTATATCAAGGAAATAAATGATGTTAATGATTATAAGAgttataaggatcttatagataaaaaacaatatttgatgaatataaataagaacgttatatctaaattttataatgcattaaaatcattatgtaacatgtataatgaatttaatgatGACGATCCAGATTGCAAGACATATTCAGAAAAAGCTAAAGAAtttattgaaaaatataaagaacttaatgaagataataataatactaaaGACAGTCCATATAATCAAatattgtctacattatcaaatgattataatattttaaaaagcaAATGTAATTCTGATAAATCTATCAATTTCCCATCTCTTCCAACTTTTTCACGAAGATCAGTAATAAAAAGCACACTAACTTCaattacatttatatttgttgcagtatcaattttattgggaatttcttataag tattcgctatttggatttcggaaacgatctcaaaaacaacatttaagaaaaaagctaaaaaaataa
- a CDS encoding PIR protein, with the protein MNKQGCKLFFAVRNSISDNLDKAENYKFNIEGNFNEYCTNGQCSSNLGKINAGCLFLFDAFFKDYSVFSSVAKSNINIVDYIIIWLNHMLNLKKSEEHMSNLQYFYNTYINGGNMYKNPITGIKEYNSYKNLIDKKLDLINMDMNIISKFYDAFNTLCMMYIEFDEEKSNCTKCLKYANEFVKKYKILKEDSSITEKSACSQILSSLSNYYDDFKSYCTSKGGNCEQYPSIPTIETPQIYVGSSAKSSGQISEDASSSSSITNKLFIVLSIFGAIAFFLGISYKYSLFGFRKRFQKQKLREKLKNIKKKMNH; encoded by the exons atgaataagcaaggg TGTAAATTGTTCTTTGCTGTAAGGAACTCGATTTCCGATAATTTGGACAAAGCAGAAAactataaatttaatattgaAGGCAATTTCAATGAGTATTGTACTAATGGTCAATGCAGTAGTAATCTCGGaaaaattaatgctggatgtttatttttgtttgatGCATTCTTTAAGGATTATTCTGTGTTTAGTTCTGTTGCAAAAAGTAacatcaatattgttgattacattatcatatggttaaatcatatgttaaacctaaagAAAAGTGAAGAACATATGAGCaatttacaatatttttataatacatatataaatggtggcaatatgtataaaaatcCGATAACAGGTATTAAGGAGTATAATAGTTATAAGAatcttatagataaaaaacttgatttgataaatatggatatgaatattatatctaaattttatgatgcatttaataCATTATGTATGATGTATATTGAATTTGATGAAGAAAAATCAAATTGTACGAAATGTTTGAAATATGCTAATGagtttgttaaaaaatataaaattcttAAGGAAGATTCTAGTATTACTGAAAAAAGTGCATGTAGTCAAATATTGTCTAGtttatcaaattattatgatGATTTTAAAAGTTATTGTACTAGTAAAGGTGGTAATTGTGAACAGTATCCATCCATTCCAACGATAGAAACACCACAAATTTATGTAGGAAGTTCTGCAAAAAGCTCTGGACAAATTTCTGAAGATGCATCATCAAGTTCATCGAtaacaaacaaattatttatagttttatcgatatttggtgcaatagcattttttttaggaatttcttataag tattcgttatttggatttcggaaacgatttcaaaaacaaaaattaagagaaaaactaaaaaatataaagaagaaaatgaatcattaa
- a CDS encoding PIR protein, with product MLTSTCEQFDTLRENLSDESDGSGNYFSTSGMLTTYCPDKKCDNDTNRINGGCLWLLDRFYGGKSVFSHYADGKIDIVVYIMMWLGYKLNQKLNSQFPNINKFYNTHMKDFYDYKKDINGVDGYSTYNDLINKHNYVLDIPNENMSKFYDAFKSLCKLYTECDDSESDYNSYLEKTQEFVEKYEQLKDLDITKNYPYSQLFSILSKDYDNLKNKCYYFPPLLTYSLISIALIFVAIPIFLGISYKYSLFGFRKRFQKQKLREKIKNIMKKMIH from the exons ATGTTAACTAGTACA TGTGAACAGTTTGATACTTTGAGGGAGAATTTGTCCGATGAATCGGATGGTTCTggaaattatttttctaCAAGTGGAATGCTCACGACTTACTGCCCtgataaaaaatgtgatAATGATACCAATCGAATTAACGGTGGGTGCTTATGGTTATTAGATAGATTTTATGGTGGTAAATCAGTTTTTTCCCATTATGCAGATGGCAAGATTGATAttgttgtatatattatgatgtGGTTAGGCtataaattaaatcaaaaGTTAAACAGTCAATTCcccaatataaataaattttacaaTACACATATGAAAGATTTCTATGATTATAAAAAGGATATAAATGGCGTCGATGGTTATAGTACTTATAACGATcttataaataaacataattatGTATTGGATATTCCTAATGAAaatatgtctaaattttatgatgcatttaaatcattatgtaaattGTATACTGAATGTGATGACAGCGAATCAGATTACAATAGTTATTTAGAAAAGACTCAAgaatttgttgaaaaatatgaacaactTAAAGATTTGGATATTACTAAAAACTATCCATATAGTCAactattttctatattatcaaaggattatgataatttaaaaaataaatgttattattttccaCCTCTTCTAACTTATTCACTAATTTCAATTGCacttatatttgttgcaataccaatttttttgggaatttcttataag tattcattatttggatttcggaaacgatttcaaaaacaaaaattaagagaaaaaataaaaaatataatgaagaaaatgattcattaa